ATACATTATGAAAAGCCAGTGTAAATCTAAACAAAAGATCGAATACGTCCGCGCAAAAGTAGAGTCGTCATCCTAGGTTAGGGAGCTCACAGAGTCACAGAAGATGTAGGACAAAAGGGACGCATAGGCACTAAGCTGCTCACCCTCCTGGAAACGAACAAGATTTGTAAAACTCGTAGCCCCTTTGGGGCTCCAAAGGTGTTTTTTAACTGAGAGATCCCAAACCTATTTATCTATCGGATGGTGTGTATGCCTTGGGCTCATAAGATGGATTTAGGTGAAAGATTCCTGGAAGATTTCTATATTGTTCATTGTAGTCTAGACCGTATCCGACCAGAAAGCCCCTTGGGACATCAAATCCCACATAGTCAACGTCAACCTCCACCTTCCGCCTCTCCCTTTTATCTATGAGGCAGCATACCTTTACTGACAAAGGCCCCTTGAGTGCGAGGACGTCCTTTAAATATTTTAAGGTGTATCCTGTATCCACGATATCCTCTACCACAAGGACGTGTTTGCCTCCGATATCAAGCTCTATGTCCTTAGAAAAGGTAATCCTGCCCGATGAATCCGTACCGCTCCCATAGCTCGAAAGCCTCACGAAATCGATCTTTACAGGCATATTTAGGGCTCTGGCAAGATCAGCCAGGAAAATAAAGGCCCCTTTCAAAATGCCTATCAAAATGAGTTCTTGCCCACTGTAATCACGATTTATTTGATCGGCTAACGCCTTAATTTTATTGTCAATCTCATCCTTCGAGATTATCTCTATGAGTTCATCTCGCGTCTCAGACATGACTAATCTCCAATTTTGTGATATTTAAGCCTGTACTCCTTGACATGAAGTACTTTGATATTAATTTCATTTGTTATAAAGCTAAACACTTTATTTGACAAGGAGGAAGTAATATGCCCATATATGAATTTGTGTGTAATAATTGTAAAAAAACCTTTGAAAAATTTGTAATGTCTCACAGAGACATAAGAGAAATCAGTTGTCCAAAATGTGGCTCTAACGAGGTCCAAAAGCTCCTCTCCAACTTCAGCTGCGGCTGTGGATCCAGTTCTTTTGGAACCCTCGGAGCAGGATGTGGTAATACCTCATCCACACGTTTTGGGTGAGCATAGTCCAATAAGCCCGGGCGTTGCCCGGGCCTATCTTTCAAAACAACGGGAGATACATAAATGCTTCAAATAGAAGATCTTTGGGTAGAGGTTCAGGGCAAAGAGGTACTAAAAGGCATCAATTTGCACATAGGCAAGGGAGAAACCCATTGTCTTTTTGGCAAAAATGGTTCAGGGAAAACCACCCTCCTAATGACCATCATGGGTTTTTCTGGTTACAAGGTACGCCACGGGAAAATCATATTTAAGGGGGTAGACATCACCCATCTTCCCATAAATGAAAGGGCAAAATTGGGAATTGGAATCTCATTTCAGCGCCCCCCCACATTAAGGGGCGTAAAACTCAAAGACCTCCTTCAAATCTGCGGTGATGACAAGGGCCTTGGAAGAAGGCTAGCTGTTTCATACGGATTTGATCACTTCCTCGACAGAGATGTCAATCTTGGCTTTTCAGGTGGAGAGATAAAAAAATCAGAACTCCTGCAACTCCTTACCCAAAACCCTGACCTCACACTGTTGGATGAACCAGAGTCTGGGGTGGATATGGAAAATCTAGACGTAATTGGAAATATGATTGGAAAACTCCTCCAAAAAGACATTCACAAGGGGAGAGAAAAATCTGGGCTCATCATCACCCACACTGGATTCATCTTGAACTATGTTACCGCAGATAAAGGGCATGTAATGTTGAATGGCCAAATATATTGCCAGGGAAACCCAGTAGAGATATTCCAGGGAATTCAAAAATACGGATATCAAGAGTGCATTAAGTGCATGCAATGTAATGTATAAAGGAGGAACCATGGCCTCGAACGATAAGGAGCTTTTGGAAAAATTCATACCTGCCTCCGAGGTTGAAGGTATTAAAAGTGTTGAAGAACTCGAGGAAGAAGAGATAAAAAAACTCAAAGAAACTGGCTTTCAGCCCGACGAATCTGGGCGCATAGGGAGTTTCATACAGACAAACTGTAGCGTTGCCCACTGTGATTGTTCCGTGCCTGGAGTGGAGCTTTTACCAGTTACAGACGCATTAAAAAAGTATGATTGGCTCGAAGACTATTGGTGGAAGC
The Dissulfuribacter thermophilus genome window above contains:
- a CDS encoding ABC transporter ATP-binding protein, coding for MLQIEDLWVEVQGKEVLKGINLHIGKGETHCLFGKNGSGKTTLLMTIMGFSGYKVRHGKIIFKGVDITHLPINERAKLGIGISFQRPPTLRGVKLKDLLQICGDDKGLGRRLAVSYGFDHFLDRDVNLGFSGGEIKKSELLQLLTQNPDLTLLDEPESGVDMENLDVIGNMIGKLLQKDIHKGREKSGLIITHTGFILNYVTADKGHVMLNGQIYCQGNPVEIFQGIQKYGYQECIKCMQCNV
- a CDS encoding FmdB family zinc ribbon protein; this translates as MPIYEFVCNNCKKTFEKFVMSHRDIREISCPKCGSNEVQKLLSNFSCGCGSSSFGTLGAGCGNTSSTRFG
- the hpt gene encoding hypoxanthine phosphoribosyltransferase; its protein translation is MSETRDELIEIISKDEIDNKIKALADQINRDYSGQELILIGILKGAFIFLADLARALNMPVKIDFVRLSSYGSGTDSSGRITFSKDIELDIGGKHVLVVEDIVDTGYTLKYLKDVLALKGPLSVKVCCLIDKRERRKVEVDVDYVGFDVPRGFLVGYGLDYNEQYRNLPGIFHLNPSYEPKAYTPSDR